The Bacillota bacterium genome has a window encoding:
- a CDS encoding FAD-dependent oxidoreductase, protein MNTFEVIVVGGGTAGTTAAIAAARRGQKTLLIERSGALGGSSTLSLVTPLMDNHLAGQPLNRGLNLEIISRYQESVDSTGPEEASWFDPLLLATVLESMVLEAGVTVLYDAVVSGVELVSGEILTLQVATRGGVLPIAGRTIIDATGDAVVARMANCPVQIGNETGQNQPMSLRFILGNVDKHAVAQAFGAIGVEVSYPRFHVGFHEAKDSPMGPWVQKGIDAGVLAPDDLGYFQFFSLLGRRHSLAFNCPRLSGFAALDPWQISRAYGVGRQKIQRIVRFLREFVPGFAEAEITNVASLIGIRESVRIVGEYTLTEDDYFSARRFADGICLNRYPIDIHHPSGVGTTLKYLPEGVYHEIPYRCLLPQGVKNLLVTGRCISASFAAHAAIRIIPNCRTLGEAAGIAAAIANAAGKSVKEIDGAEVRAQMEL, encoded by the coding sequence ATGAACACCTTTGAGGTTATCGTAGTTGGCGGGGGAACGGCCGGGACCACCGCAGCCATCGCTGCAGCCCGGCGGGGACAGAAGACACTGTTAATTGAAAGGTCGGGAGCCTTGGGCGGAAGTTCAACCCTAAGCCTTGTCACTCCGTTAATGGACAATCACTTGGCTGGACAGCCGCTCAATCGGGGACTCAACTTGGAGATTATTTCCAGGTATCAAGAATCGGTGGATTCAACGGGTCCCGAGGAGGCCAGCTGGTTTGATCCGCTGCTCTTGGCGACGGTTCTGGAGTCGATGGTTTTGGAAGCAGGAGTCACAGTGTTGTATGACGCTGTCGTCAGTGGAGTGGAGTTGGTTAGTGGTGAGATCCTTACCCTTCAGGTAGCAACCCGCGGCGGGGTGCTGCCCATTGCTGGCAGGACGATCATCGATGCCACCGGTGATGCAGTGGTGGCTCGGATGGCCAATTGTCCCGTCCAAATAGGAAATGAAACCGGGCAGAACCAGCCCATGAGCCTTCGGTTTATCCTGGGCAACGTAGACAAACATGCCGTTGCCCAAGCCTTTGGGGCTATCGGGGTAGAGGTTTCCTATCCCCGATTTCACGTGGGCTTTCATGAGGCTAAGGACAGCCCTATGGGCCCCTGGGTCCAGAAGGGGATAGACGCCGGTGTCCTTGCTCCCGATGATCTGGGGTACTTCCAGTTCTTCTCCTTGTTGGGTCGTCGCCATTCCCTAGCCTTTAACTGCCCCCGGTTGTCAGGGTTTGCCGCCCTTGACCCTTGGCAGATAAGTAGAGCCTATGGAGTGGGACGGCAGAAAATCCAGCGCATCGTCAGGTTCCTGCGGGAGTTTGTTCCAGGCTTTGCTGAGGCTGAGATCACCAACGTGGCGTCTTTAATCGGGATCCGGGAGTCTGTTCGAATTGTCGGGGAGTACACCTTGACGGAGGATGATTACTTCTCAGCCCGGCGCTTTGCCGATGGTATCTGCCTTAACCGCTATCCCATCGACATCCACCACCCGTCGGGGGTAGGCACCACCCTCAAGTACCTACCGGAGGGAGTCTATCACGAGATACCCTACCGTTGCCTGTTGCCCCAAGGGGTGAAGAATCTCTTGGTTACGGGACGTTGTATTTCCGCCTCCTTTGCTGCCCACGCGGCCATCCGCATTATTCCCAACTGCCGCACCCTGGGGGAAGCTGCGGGAATTGCCGCAGCGATTGCTAATGCCGCGGGAAAATCGGTGAAGGAGATTGATGGAGCGGAAGTTAGAGCGCAAATGGAGCTGTAA